From Triticum aestivum cultivar Chinese Spring chromosome 4A, IWGSC CS RefSeq v2.1, whole genome shotgun sequence, a single genomic window includes:
- the LOC123084491 gene encoding 7-deoxyloganetin glucosyltransferase-like, translated as MTRIPLCTRNVGDFWVWNFERSGNLSVRCQGQEKHDNVPAALLWAASACGYMGYRNFRLLIDQGIIPLKDEEQLTNGFMDMPVDWALGMSKHMRLKDFPTILRMTDRDDIALNFKLHHRERAEAADAVIINTMDELEQPALDAMRAIIPAIYTIGPLNSLTGQIVPCMDPLHKVGSSLRKEDHICVQWLDGRKPRSMVYMNFGSVTIMSNHELVEFAWGLANSGQNFLWIIRPYIVKSEAAVLPPKFLEATKDRGLLASWCDQEAVLRHDALCVFLTHYRWNSTMEGLCGGVPMLCWPFFAEQQTNCLYKCLEWGVGMEIGDDVRREVVNERIKEAVGGEKGREMKKRAAEWREVAIRSKVTSLNNLDSLINDVLLSGKKTVSSSS; from the exons ATGACGAGGATTCCTCTATGTACAAGAAATGTTGGGGACTTCTGGGTCTGGAACTTCGAAAGAAGCGGTAATTTGTCGGTTCG ATGTCAGGGCCAAGAGAAACATGACAACGTGCCGGCCGCGCTGCTCTGGGCGGCCAGCGCCTGCGGCTACATGGGTTACCGCAACTTCCGCCTTCTCATCGACCAGGGCATCATTCCCCTCAAAG ATGAAGAGCAACTGACAAACGGGTTCATGGACATGCCGGTGGACTGGGCGCTTGGGATGAGCAAGCACATGCGGCTGAAAGACTTCCCAACCATTCTCCGCATGACAGACCGCGACGACATCGCGCTGAACTTCAAGCTACACCATAGGGAGCGTGCGGAGGCCGCGGATGCGGTCATCATCAACACAATGGACGAGCTCGAGCAGCCAGCGCTCGACGCGATGCGCGCCATCATACCGGCCATCTACACCATCGGTCCGCTCAACTCCCTCACCGGCCAAATCGTCCCCTGCATGGACCCCCTGCACAAGGTAGGCTCCAGCCTCCGGAAAGAAGACCACATCTGCGTGCAGTGGCTCGACGGCAGGAAGCCCCGTTCCATGGTGTACATGAACTTCGGGAGTGTAACTATCATGAGCAATCATGAGCTGGTGGAGTTCGCGTGGGGGCTGGCCAACAGCGGCCAGAACTTCCTCTGGATCATTAGGCCGTACATCGTGAAGAGCGAGGCCGCGGTGCTGCCCCCTAAGTTCTTGGAGGCCACCAAAGACAGGGGACTCCTGGCGAGCTGGTGCGACCAAGAGGCGGTGTTGAGGCACGATGCCCTATGTGTGTTCCTGACGCACTACAGGTGGAACTCGACGATGGAGGGCCTCTGCGGTGGCGTACCGATGCTGTGTTGGCCGTTCTTCGCCGAGCAGCAGACCAACTGCCTATACAAGTGCCTCGAGTGGGGGGTGGGCATGGAGATCGGTGACGACGTGCGGCGGGAGGTGGTCAACGAGAGGATCAAGGAGGCGGTGGGTGGGGAGAAGGGTAGGGAGATGAAGAAGAGAGCGGCAGAGTGGAGGGAGGTAGCTATTAGATCCAAGGTGACATCGTTGAATAATCTTGACTCACTCATCAATGATGTGTTACTATCCGGTAAAAAGACAGTTAGcagttcttcttaa
- the LOC123083521 gene encoding probable carbohydrate esterase At4g34215: MEPAAATMLPRALPILLLLAAAVTVSAERAPTLVFILAGQSNMGGRGGATVGNRWDGVVPPECAPSPRMLRLSPSLRWEEAREPLHAGVDVGNVVGVGPAMPFAHGLLRAPACPRGAVVGLVPCAQGGTPIANWSRGSEMYERMVTRARVAGAGTGRIAALLWFQGEADAMRREDAMAYTGRMEAFVRDVRRDLAMPNLLVIQVGIATAQKQGKWLDLVRKQQRAVRLPNLKYVDAMGLPLANDITHLTTQAQVRLGKMLADAYIATL; the protein is encoded by the exons ATGGAGCCAGCGGCGGCGACGATGCTCCCTCGAGCACTACCCATTCTGCTGCTGCTTGCGGCGGCCGTGACGGTGAGCGCGGAGAGGGCGCCGACGCTGGTGTTCATCCTGGCAGGGCAGTCCAACATGGGTGGCCGGGGCGGCGCCACGGTGGGCAATCGTTGGGACGGCGTCGTGCCGCCCGAGTGCGCGCCGTCCCCGCGCATGCTCCGCCTCTCCCCATCCCTCCGCTGGGAGGAGGCCCGGGAGCCGCTGCACGCCGGCGTGGACGTCGGCAACGTGGTGGGCGTGGGCCCTGCGATGCCGTTCGCGCACGGGCTGCTCCGGGCGCCGGCCTGCCCGCGCGGCGCCGTCGTGGGGCTAGTCCCCTGCGCGCAGGGCGGCACGCCCATCGCCAACTGGTCCCGCGGCTCCGAGATGTACGAGCGGATGGTGACCCGTGCCCGTGTCGCTGGCGCAGGGACCGGCAGGATCGCAGCCTTGCTGTGGTTCCAGGGGGAGGCCGACGCCATGCGGCGTGAGGACGCCATGGCCTACACCGGGAGGATGGAGGCATTCGTCCGGGACGTCCGCCGGGACCTCGCCATGCCCAACCTCCTCGTCATCCAG GTTGGGATCGCGACGGCTCAGAAGCAGGGGAAGTGGCTGGACCTAGTAAGGAAGCAGCAGAGGGCGGTGCGGCTGCCGAACCTCAAGTATGTGGACGCCATGGGTCTCCCCCTTGCCAACGACATCACGCACCTCACCACACAGGCCCAGGTCCGGCTCGGCAAGATGCTTGCCGACGCTTACATCGCCACGCTCTGA